One window from the genome of Oceanisphaera sp. IT1-181 encodes:
- a CDS encoding LrgB family protein, whose translation MMLWLAMPLTAALYLAVKKLARHYKSPLINTIMLPALLIIGLLVLTGQDSSTYQAGTKPLNLLLELAVVAFALPLYQQAAKIRQQLWPIVLCCSISVLISVGTTLLLGGILHAQPQLLASIATKSITTPLAMSVSATMGGIPAIAAGLVIIVGMMGAIIGFPLLKIAGVTHPEAQGLAMGASAHAIGTGAAAEVGPVQGAFASLAMVVCGIATALLAPPLFHLYLWLIG comes from the coding sequence ATGATGCTGTGGCTGGCAATGCCGCTCACGGCCGCCTTGTATTTAGCCGTTAAGAAACTGGCGCGCCATTATAAAAGCCCGCTGATCAACACCATTATGCTGCCGGCACTGCTGATCATCGGCTTGCTGGTATTAACGGGCCAAGATAGCAGTACTTATCAGGCAGGCACCAAACCGCTCAACTTATTATTGGAATTGGCGGTGGTGGCCTTTGCTCTGCCCTTGTATCAGCAGGCGGCTAAAATTCGCCAACAGCTGTGGCCAATCGTGCTGTGCTGCAGTATCTCAGTGTTAATTTCGGTAGGCACTACCTTACTACTGGGCGGCATTTTGCATGCCCAACCGCAACTGCTGGCCTCCATTGCCACTAAATCTATCACCACGCCCTTAGCCATGAGTGTCAGTGCCACCATGGGCGGCATTCCGGCCATTGCCGCAGGCTTGGTGATCATAGTGGGCATGATGGGCGCTATTATTGGCTTTCCACTGCTGAAAATCGCCGGTGTGACGCACCCTGAAGCGCAAGGTTTGGCGATGGGTGCCAGTGCTCATGCCATCGGCACCGGTGCAGCTGCCGAAGTGGGGCCGGTGCAAGGCGCTTTTGCTTCATTAGCCATGGTGGTGTGCGGCATTGCTACTGCCTTATTGGCGCCGCCCTTGTTTCATTTGTATCTTTGGTTGATAGGGTAA
- the recR gene encoding recombination mediator RecR yields MRFSPLLDELIKSLQILPGVGPKSAQRMAFAMLERQRAGGRRLAHILDEALEKIGHCRQCRTFTEEEICPLCANPKRAVSGQLCIVESPADVVAIEQTGQYQGRYFVLMGHLSPLDGVGPEELGLDKLASWLARESFSELILATNPTVEGEATAYYIADIASHHGVAVSRIAHGVPIGGELELVDGNTLSHSFMGRNHFSNS; encoded by the coding sequence ATGCGCTTTAGTCCCTTGTTGGATGAGTTAATCAAGAGTTTGCAAATCTTACCCGGTGTGGGCCCAAAGTCGGCCCAGCGCATGGCGTTTGCCATGTTAGAGCGCCAACGCGCCGGTGGCCGACGCTTAGCCCATATATTGGATGAAGCGTTAGAGAAAATCGGTCACTGTCGCCAGTGCCGCACCTTTACCGAAGAAGAAATTTGCCCGCTGTGTGCCAATCCTAAGCGCGCCGTGAGCGGCCAGTTGTGCATCGTAGAAAGCCCCGCCGACGTGGTGGCCATCGAACAAACCGGTCAATATCAAGGGCGCTACTTTGTGTTGATGGGACATTTGTCGCCGCTGGACGGCGTAGGTCCCGAAGAGTTAGGGCTAGATAAGCTCGCCAGTTGGCTGGCGCGCGAGTCATTTTCTGAGCTGATCTTGGCCACTAACCCGACCGTAGAAGGCGAGGCTACTGCCTATTATATTGCTGATATCGCCAGTCACCACGGCGTAGCGGTAAGTCGTATCGCCCACGGCGTGCCAATTGGCGGCGAGCTGGAGTTGGTCGATGGCAATACCCTGAGCCACTCCTTTATGGGCCGCAATCACTTTTCTAATAGCTAA
- a CDS encoding YbaB/EbfC family nucleoid-associated protein, translated as MFGKGGMGNIMKQAQQMQEKMQKLQEELALLEVVGEAGAGLVKVTMAGSHSVRRVEIDESLLQDDKELLEDLMAAAVNDAVRRVEEQNKSRMGEVTGGMQLPPGFKMPF; from the coding sequence ATGTTTGGTAAAGGTGGAATGGGCAATATCATGAAGCAGGCTCAGCAGATGCAAGAGAAAATGCAGAAGCTGCAAGAAGAGCTTGCCTTGTTAGAAGTGGTAGGTGAAGCCGGTGCCGGTTTGGTTAAAGTTACCATGGCCGGTAGCCACTCAGTACGTCGCGTTGAAATTGATGAAAGTTTGCTGCAAGACGACAAAGAGCTGTTAGAAGACTTGATGGCTGCGGCCGTTAACGACGCAGTTCGTCGTGTAGAAGAACAAAATAAATCCCGCATGGGTGAAGTTACCGGTGGCATGCAATTACCACCGGGCTTCAAAATGCCGTTCTAG
- the dnaX gene encoding DNA polymerase III subunit gamma/tau, producing the protein MNYQVLARKWRPQRFTEVVGQQHVLTALVNALAQGRLHHAYLFSGTRGVGKTSIARLLAKALNCDKGITPEPCGECSSCVEIEQGRFVDLLEIDAASRTKVEDTRELLDNVQYQPARGRFKVYLIDEVHMLSRHSFNALLKTLEEPPPHVKFLLATTDPQKLPITILSRCLQFHLKSLEPEQIDGQLQHILRQEQLPFEIEATAALARAADGSVRDALSLTDQALAFGNGEIRLAQVESMLGNLNHNQLMSLVNALLSGDGAAMLAQVSNLASQGPDYDHIHKELVGFWHQLALAQIVPAQPLLPYANDLNRLAPLISPEHIQLYYQICLQGRKDLPFAADGRAALEMTLLRTLAFRPQAASAAHGSATPTAVATEHNAVKKPEPPRMSPPEIAPPELAPAIATVASNEPVVAVPPRAGNQAAEASDGSVVVEDSVTVEDSVAIEGSAVAEGTAVSDEADAQLAAQLYHEQDTILTQAAQFGYQAAASMQPTPSPIPSTSPQVVQAPPAVELSNQAPAAVNPSVSSLAETNPSQVEPETGDPAAANVAQIRRLLQTRNRLRSHDLDATDNTPVRGATPVSRQAQPSYVPPASKGDNASSPAATAPSPVTAVPERVQTHNQASNPAHSSTLGQGQAPSAQSPAASFGNDQHNHSHNQGAELPPLDSYADMGAQQDADDLPPWLDDASDNTASQATWQSSVTPASSRSSQPTSRPSAPPARAQTLPQAANPAPAFVASGGLSASGGLNASGELNAMAGLRSGASQTATDPEPLKPSSLLAHATDTWTALVAQLPLGGLLRQLAMHSSLVQQSPNQWQLWLNPDHKHLLNDKACVELAAVLSEQQQAAINLQVQVGEQTGSLTPFDIEQQLYQSAISQAKDEIEADDAVQFLISRFAAELDRDSIEPMAQ; encoded by the coding sequence ATGAATTATCAGGTTCTGGCCAGAAAATGGCGCCCCCAGCGTTTTACCGAAGTGGTCGGCCAGCAACATGTGTTGACGGCCCTCGTCAATGCCCTTGCTCAAGGGCGGCTGCATCATGCGTATCTGTTTAGCGGCACCCGCGGGGTAGGTAAAACCTCCATTGCGCGCTTGTTGGCTAAGGCGCTGAACTGCGATAAGGGCATTACGCCTGAGCCATGCGGTGAGTGCAGCAGTTGCGTTGAAATCGAACAAGGGCGTTTTGTCGATTTATTAGAAATAGATGCCGCCAGCCGCACTAAGGTTGAAGACACCCGTGAGCTGCTCGATAACGTGCAGTATCAGCCGGCGCGTGGCCGTTTTAAGGTGTACTTAATTGATGAAGTGCACATGTTGTCGCGCCACAGCTTTAATGCGCTGTTAAAAACCCTTGAAGAGCCGCCACCCCATGTGAAGTTTTTGCTAGCCACCACGGATCCGCAAAAGCTACCAATCACTATTTTATCCCGTTGCTTACAGTTTCATCTGAAAAGCCTAGAGCCAGAGCAGATTGATGGTCAGCTGCAGCATATTTTGCGCCAAGAGCAGTTGCCCTTTGAAATAGAAGCAACGGCCGCATTGGCGCGGGCCGCCGATGGCAGTGTACGCGACGCCCTGAGTTTAACGGATCAGGCACTGGCGTTTGGTAACGGTGAGATCAGGCTGGCGCAAGTTGAGTCTATGCTTGGCAACCTTAACCATAACCAGCTAATGAGCTTGGTGAATGCGCTGTTATCAGGCGATGGTGCGGCTATGCTGGCGCAAGTGAGCAATCTGGCCAGTCAAGGGCCCGATTACGATCATATTCATAAAGAGCTGGTGGGTTTTTGGCATCAATTGGCCTTGGCACAAATAGTGCCCGCCCAGCCTTTGCTGCCCTATGCCAATGATCTGAATCGCTTAGCGCCATTAATTTCGCCAGAGCACATTCAGCTTTATTACCAGATTTGCCTACAAGGGCGCAAAGACTTGCCCTTTGCCGCCGATGGTCGTGCCGCGCTGGAAATGACCTTGCTACGCACCTTGGCGTTTCGGCCTCAAGCGGCGAGTGCGGCTCATGGCAGTGCCACGCCGACAGCTGTCGCAACGGAGCATAATGCTGTAAAAAAGCCTGAGCCGCCGCGCATGTCGCCGCCAGAGATAGCGCCACCTGAATTAGCACCTGCCATCGCTACTGTAGCGTCTAATGAGCCTGTTGTTGCGGTGCCTCCACGTGCTGGCAATCAAGCGGCAGAGGCCAGTGATGGCTCTGTTGTGGTTGAGGACTCTGTTACTGTTGAAGACTCCGTTGCAATCGAGGGCTCTGCAGTAGCTGAAGGTACTGCAGTGAGCGATGAGGCGGATGCGCAGCTGGCGGCCCAGCTTTATCACGAACAAGACACGATTTTGACGCAGGCGGCGCAGTTTGGTTACCAAGCGGCTGCGTCTATGCAGCCTACGCCGAGCCCAATCCCAAGTACCTCTCCACAAGTGGTTCAAGCACCGCCAGCAGTGGAGTTAAGCAATCAGGCACCAGCCGCAGTTAATCCGTCTGTCAGTAGTCTGGCGGAGACAAACCCGTCGCAGGTTGAACCTGAGACCGGCGATCCGGCGGCGGCCAATGTGGCGCAAATTCGTCGTTTGCTGCAAACGCGCAATCGCTTGCGCAGTCACGACTTAGATGCGACCGATAATACGCCTGTACGCGGTGCGACCCCTGTAAGCCGTCAGGCTCAACCCAGCTATGTGCCTCCTGCATCAAAAGGGGATAATGCTAGCAGCCCAGCTGCCACGGCGCCGAGCCCTGTGACTGCGGTGCCTGAGCGCGTTCAAACGCACAACCAAGCGTCTAATCCAGCGCACAGCTCGACCTTGGGTCAGGGGCAAGCACCTTCGGCTCAGAGCCCGGCGGCGTCGTTTGGCAATGACCAACATAACCATAGCCATAACCAAGGTGCCGAGCTGCCGCCGTTGGACTCTTATGCGGATATGGGTGCGCAGCAGGATGCAGATGACTTGCCACCTTGGTTGGATGACGCGAGCGACAACACAGCATCGCAGGCCACGTGGCAATCCAGTGTGACTCCTGCGAGTTCGCGCTCATCTCAGCCAACTTCGCGGCCCAGCGCGCCGCCCGCCAGAGCACAAACACTTCCACAGGCGGCCAATCCTGCGCCTGCTTTTGTTGCTTCTGGCGGCTTGAGTGCCTCCGGTGGCTTGAATGCTTCTGGCGAATTAAATGCGATGGCAGGCTTGCGCTCGGGTGCTTCGCAAACCGCCACCGATCCGGAACCCTTAAAGCCCAGTAGCTTATTGGCCCACGCCACGGATACCTGGACCGCCTTGGTGGCCCAGTTGCCGCTCGGTGGCTTATTGCGCCAATTGGCCATGCACTCCAGCCTTGTACAACAAAGCCCCAATCAATGGCAATTGTGGCTAAACCCTGATCATAAACACTTATTAAATGACAAAGCCTGTGTAGAGCTGGCGGCCGTGCTAAGTGAGCAGCAGCAAGCTGCCATCAATTTACAGGTGCAAGTGGGTGAGCAGACGGGCAGCTTAACGCCGTTTGATATTGAGCAGCAGCTTTATCAGAGTGCGATAAGCCAAGCAAAAGATGAAATTGAGGCCGATGATGCGGTACAATTTTTGATATCCCGCTTTGCGGCCGAATTAGACCGCGACAGCATAGAACCTATGGCGCAGTAA
- the apt gene encoding adenine phosphoribosyltransferase codes for MKQETLKLIADSITAIVDYPKPGVIFRDITSLVEDPIAFKASIDALVDLYRDAGINKVLGTEARGFIFGAPVAAALGVGFIMARKPNKLPREVIEVAYDLEYGQDKLQIHVDAIAPGEKVLIIDDLLATGGTVEAAVKLVRRCGGEVQEAAFVIALPALGGLQRLNNMGIRVNSLVQFDGE; via the coding sequence ATGAAACAAGAAACGCTGAAACTCATTGCTGACAGCATCACCGCCATTGTGGATTATCCAAAGCCTGGGGTGATTTTTCGTGATATTACCAGTTTGGTGGAAGACCCCATCGCCTTCAAAGCCAGCATAGATGCCTTGGTCGACTTGTATCGCGATGCCGGCATCAACAAAGTGCTGGGCACAGAAGCCCGTGGCTTTATCTTTGGTGCACCCGTGGCCGCTGCCTTGGGCGTGGGCTTTATTATGGCGCGCAAACCCAATAAATTACCGCGCGAAGTGATTGAGGTGGCCTACGACTTGGAATACGGCCAAGACAAGCTGCAGATTCACGTGGATGCCATCGCCCCCGGTGAAAAAGTGTTGATTATCGATGACTTACTTGCCACTGGCGGCACGGTAGAAGCGGCGGTAAAATTAGTACGTCGTTGCGGCGGTGAAGTGCAAGAAGCGGCCTTTGTGATCGCATTGCCTGCCTTGGGAGGCTTACAGCGCCTCAACAATATGGGCATTCGCGTCAATAGCCTAGTGCAGTTTGACGGTGAATAA
- a CDS encoding YbaN family protein, which yields MRILFAFLGWLALVLGIIGAFLPVMPTTPFILLAAFLFSKSSPRIHYWLVNHPWFGPLIHDWQTHRGIRAPIRRRALWMMAISFVFSMYFMPLWYVRIGLALVYGVIVLWMLRLPLIPDSSGVELNKTKP from the coding sequence ATGCGCATATTATTTGCCTTTTTGGGCTGGCTGGCTTTGGTGTTAGGGATCATTGGTGCCTTTTTGCCGGTGATGCCCACCACACCTTTTATTTTATTGGCCGCCTTTTTGTTTAGTAAGTCCTCGCCGCGCATTCATTATTGGTTAGTGAATCACCCGTGGTTTGGGCCTTTGATCCACGACTGGCAAACTCACCGAGGCATACGAGCCCCTATTCGCCGCCGAGCACTGTGGATGATGGCCATCAGCTTTGTATTTTCAATGTATTTCATGCCGCTTTGGTACGTAAGAATCGGCTTGGCCTTGGTTTATGGGGTGATAGTGCTGTGGATGTTACGCTTGCCCCTGATACCTGACTCTTCAGGAGTGGAACTCAACAAAACCAAGCCCTAA
- a CDS encoding endonuclease/exonuclease/phosphatase family protein translates to MELTLFWLATAFTGLITLLPLWQNPVWWVRGLDFPRVQFITLIAALTLLVLWRLDMSQAAHWPLVILNVGYVSYHLWWILPYTRLYPHEVKTESAAQPPHMLTLLSANVLASNPHAESLLALVKQYQPDILVTLESNLWWQQQLSVLEADYPYLMQCPLENLYGMHVYSRLPLSDTHISYLVEQEVPSMHCLVTLTGGLQVRTHFLHPAPPSPTENEESAPRDAELLAVAKSVAECKVPVIVAGDLNDVAWSPTTRLFRKISGLLDPRIGRGMFNTFNAQHIFIRWPLDHLFHSDHFRVVSLKRLKLKGSDHFSLLSCLSLRPHTENGQPLLDSDTADQETAQQKMAREDICKKDVPVPEK, encoded by the coding sequence ATGGAATTAACTCTGTTTTGGCTCGCCACCGCATTTACCGGCCTAATAACGCTACTGCCCTTGTGGCAAAACCCCGTTTGGTGGGTACGCGGCTTGGATTTCCCCCGCGTACAGTTTATCACTCTGATAGCCGCACTCACCCTACTCGTCTTATGGCGACTGGACATGAGCCAAGCCGCTCATTGGCCCTTGGTCATCTTAAATGTGGGTTATGTGAGTTATCACCTGTGGTGGATTTTGCCCTACACCCGTTTGTATCCTCACGAAGTGAAAACGGAAAGCGCCGCACAACCGCCACATATGCTGACCCTTCTTAGCGCCAACGTATTGGCCAGTAATCCCCATGCTGAGAGTTTGCTGGCCTTGGTGAAGCAGTATCAGCCGGATATCTTAGTCACCCTAGAGTCAAATTTATGGTGGCAGCAGCAGCTCTCGGTATTAGAAGCGGATTATCCTTATCTGATGCAATGCCCATTAGAAAATTTGTATGGCATGCATGTTTATTCACGCTTGCCGTTAAGCGATACCCACATTAGTTATTTAGTGGAGCAAGAAGTGCCCTCTATGCATTGTTTAGTGACGCTCACCGGCGGCTTACAAGTGCGCACACACTTTTTGCATCCAGCACCCCCTAGCCCTACCGAAAATGAAGAATCCGCACCGCGCGATGCAGAGCTGCTCGCCGTGGCGAAGAGCGTGGCCGAGTGCAAGGTGCCGGTGATCGTAGCTGGCGACCTTAACGATGTGGCCTGGTCACCGACAACCCGTTTGTTTAGAAAAATTAGCGGCTTACTGGACCCACGGATCGGGCGCGGCATGTTTAATACCTTTAATGCCCAGCACATTTTTATTCGCTGGCCGCTGGATCACTTATTTCACAGTGATCATTTTCGAGTAGTGAGTTTAAAACGCTTAAAACTGAAAGGCTCGGATCATTTCTCACTGCTCTCTTGCCTGAGTCTTAGGCCCCATACAGAAAATGGTCAGCCATTATTAGATTCCGACACGGCGGATCAAGAAACAGCCCAACAGAAGATGGCCCGAGAAGATATCTGCAAGAAAGACGTACCCGTACCGGAAAAATAA
- a CDS encoding 3'-5' exonuclease has translation MTEPTAYKIRPTRAQMQQFPAFNGLELSDIQLLTEPEQVALARADLCQCDYVGFDTESKPTFQVGEHSTGPHLVQLASNKRGYLFTLNDAASNQLLVDILSSEQIVKVGFGLKSDRGPLQRKLGIEVAGLYELSNRVKQLGYQHPVGLQAAVAILLGQYLVKSKRVALSNWSNPELTSGQLRYAANDAYASLRVFQALAALAKSNSSTPSCDNHPSAS, from the coding sequence ATGACAGAGCCCACCGCGTATAAAATAAGACCAACCCGTGCCCAAATGCAGCAATTTCCTGCTTTTAACGGGCTGGAATTGTCAGATATTCAATTGCTGACCGAGCCTGAACAGGTGGCCTTGGCCCGCGCAGATTTGTGCCAGTGCGACTATGTGGGTTTTGATACCGAGAGTAAGCCCACTTTTCAGGTGGGTGAGCACAGCACTGGGCCGCACTTGGTGCAATTAGCCTCCAACAAGCGGGGGTATTTATTTACCTTAAACGATGCCGCCAGCAATCAATTACTGGTGGATATCTTAAGTTCAGAGCAGATAGTCAAAGTAGGGTTTGGCTTAAAGTCAGACCGTGGACCCTTGCAGCGTAAGCTCGGCATCGAAGTAGCCGGCTTGTATGAGTTATCGAATCGGGTAAAGCAACTGGGTTATCAGCATCCGGTGGGACTGCAAGCGGCGGTCGCCATTTTGTTGGGCCAATACCTAGTAAAGTCTAAGCGCGTGGCGCTGTCTAATTGGTCTAATCCTGAGTTAACGTCCGGCCAGCTGCGCTATGCGGCGAATGACGCCTATGCGAGCTTGCGGGTGTTTCAGGCATTAGCGGCGCTAGCCAAATCAAATTCCTCAACGCCGTCTTGTGATAATCACCCCTCGGCAAGCTAG
- a CDS encoding delta-class carbonic anhydrase, protein MKMNTIFLLVTTALLSTHVSAKDVPASINSEVTKQAVADQVIAEQRQQLAKNTDSQGFGPQSPRDIRVTTGENAIAFNAAPPASAMNLCNIHFHKNAEHAGGEFTTYVGNGDGQGYQGGYQYSGQLTAAELAPSEQEICPSEQSSLVPGDTIEVHYVYSSAKITPGPTLGACFNDAIKNPQLRVQAQVYVLVNDAKALDFGDLTQHGEINGLQQALNLPDNTGTAVEYAGSTTGPSFNEAGSPFQVSWSVKPKVAKVNIASVGQWCKSNVFEEDHAHGVRNLVTNPALLSTISQ, encoded by the coding sequence ATGAAAATGAATACCATTTTTTTACTGGTCACCACAGCGCTATTATCCACCCACGTCAGCGCGAAAGACGTGCCTGCGAGCATTAACAGTGAAGTGACCAAACAGGCAGTGGCGGATCAGGTGATTGCCGAGCAACGTCAACAACTGGCCAAAAATACCGACAGTCAGGGTTTTGGTCCACAATCGCCGCGCGATATTAGGGTGACGACCGGAGAAAACGCGATTGCATTTAATGCCGCACCGCCCGCCAGTGCCATGAATTTATGTAATATTCATTTTCACAAAAACGCCGAGCATGCCGGCGGTGAATTTACCACCTACGTAGGCAATGGCGATGGTCAGGGGTATCAGGGGGGCTATCAGTATTCAGGCCAGTTAACAGCTGCGGAATTAGCGCCCAGTGAGCAAGAAATATGCCCCAGTGAGCAAAGCAGCCTAGTGCCCGGCGACACCATAGAAGTACATTATGTATATTCGAGTGCCAAGATAACGCCAGGCCCGACCTTAGGTGCCTGTTTTAATGACGCCATTAAGAATCCGCAATTGCGCGTTCAAGCTCAAGTGTATGTGCTGGTGAATGACGCTAAGGCGTTGGATTTTGGTGATTTAACCCAGCATGGCGAGATAAATGGCCTACAGCAGGCATTAAATCTACCAGACAACACGGGCACCGCCGTGGAATATGCGGGTTCAACCACAGGCCCGAGCTTCAACGAAGCGGGCTCACCTTTTCAGGTTTCTTGGAGTGTTAAGCCTAAGGTAGCCAAGGTCAATATTGCAAGCGTAGGCCAGTGGTGTAAGAGCAACGTGTTCGAGGAAGACCATGCTCATGGCGTCAGAAACTTAGTGACGAATCCAGCCCTGCTGTCCACGATTAGCCAGTAA
- a CDS encoding RluA family pseudouridine synthase — protein sequence MSNVGSPTHRLVDDFVAPPCDDWVQILYQDEHILLIDKPSGLLSLSGKNPQNWDSVHHRLVHGRLVYGQAGFTSAFPEAKLPHRLDLGTSGVMVVALNAASAKHLNQQFQAGTIQKRYLAMLEGWVTEEHGQISGAIAKDAQLFPRVKLCPITGKVSLSEYQVLRRLSEPKRTLVQFTPRTGRTHQLRIHSLSFGHPILGCDLYQSAHSEQLAARLLLHASDLYFVHPANDEAIHGHSPCPF from the coding sequence ATGTCTAATGTCGGCTCACCGACGCACCGTCTAGTTGATGACTTTGTCGCGCCTCCATGTGACGATTGGGTGCAGATTTTATATCAAGATGAACATATTTTATTGATTGATAAGCCCAGTGGACTGCTCAGTTTGTCGGGTAAAAACCCACAGAATTGGGACTCGGTACACCATCGCTTGGTTCATGGGCGCTTAGTGTACGGCCAAGCAGGGTTTACTTCGGCTTTCCCTGAGGCAAAGCTCCCCCACCGTTTAGACTTGGGTACCTCTGGCGTAATGGTGGTGGCGCTAAATGCCGCATCTGCCAAGCACCTTAATCAGCAATTTCAAGCAGGCACCATTCAAAAGCGCTACCTTGCCATGCTAGAAGGCTGGGTAACGGAGGAGCACGGCCAAATTAGTGGTGCGATAGCGAAAGATGCCCAGCTCTTTCCGCGAGTAAAACTTTGCCCTATCACCGGCAAGGTGTCGCTCAGCGAATATCAGGTATTAAGGCGCTTAAGCGAGCCGAAGCGGACTTTGGTGCAATTTACGCCGCGCACCGGGCGCACCCATCAATTGCGCATTCACAGCTTGAGCTTTGGCCACCCTATTCTGGGCTGCGACTTGTACCAGAGTGCCCACAGTGAACAACTAGCCGCTCGTTTGCTGTTACACGCCAGCGATTTATATTTCGTACATCCTGCTAATGATGAAGCCATTCATGGTCATAGTCCTTGCCCATTTTAG
- a CDS encoding PBPRA1643 family SWIM/SEC-C metal-binding motif protein, whose translation MSDKFFFKGRQDARQSHIKYGYETQAKPRNGSKKYPLMLVVTSEARKLEVEALVAQAELFAEIELDTRVGAVESIGELTVQLTKQAAVKIEKVPARNEACSCGSGKKFKKCCG comes from the coding sequence ATGTCAGATAAGTTTTTCTTTAAAGGCCGCCAAGATGCACGTCAAAGTCATATTAAATATGGCTATGAGACTCAGGCTAAGCCAAGAAACGGCAGCAAGAAATATCCGCTCATGCTAGTAGTAACGAGCGAAGCCCGTAAGCTGGAAGTTGAAGCTTTGGTTGCACAAGCTGAGCTGTTTGCAGAGATTGAGCTGGACACTCGCGTGGGTGCAGTTGAGTCAATTGGCGAGCTGACCGTGCAGCTGACCAAGCAAGCGGCGGTTAAGATTGAAAAAGTACCGGCCCGTAACGAAGCTTGCTCTTGTGGCAGTGGTAAAAAGTTTAAGAAGTGCTGCGGCTAA
- a CDS encoding bifunctional GNAT family N-acetyltransferase/carbon-nitrogen hydrolase family protein produces MTQPEDLHLNLRNLTLDDYDELQVLMDRVYHDIGGAWPKDTIKALVEQFPDGQICIEDSGILVAVALTVSVKYERFSNPHTYDDLILSNEQIRHSDKGDSLYGLDVFIQPEYRGFRLGRRLYEARKELCRSLNLRAILAGGRIPGYSQHAEQYTPAEYIERVGRKDIYDPILSFQLANDFQVTRLMRKYLPEDKKSLGYATLLEWRNILYTPPSSVLNEKKTQVRMGAVQWQMREFSSVDEVLEQVEYFVDALSDYKSDFALFPEFFNAPLMGLTDQVDQTRAIRYLAEYTQQFRDRMSEMAVSYNINIITGSMPLIENDRVYNVSYLCHRDGRVDEQRKIHITPHERRDWVIEGGNQFEVFETDAGRVAILICYDIEFPELGRIAASKEVDIICVPFWTDTKNGYLRVRHCAQARAIENECYVVITGSVGNLPKVQNLDVQYAQSSVFSPSDFSFPHDAVMAETTPNTEMMMFSDLDLEKLTLVRNEGSVTNLKDRRTDLYDIVSSLNGLQLK; encoded by the coding sequence ATGACTCAGCCTGAAGACCTGCATCTTAATTTGCGCAACCTAACCCTTGACGACTACGACGAGCTACAAGTGCTGATGGATCGTGTGTATCACGATATCGGTGGCGCTTGGCCCAAAGATACCATCAAGGCGCTGGTAGAACAGTTCCCAGACGGGCAAATTTGTATTGAAGACAGCGGCATTCTGGTGGCGGTGGCGCTGACGGTGTCGGTGAAATATGAGCGCTTTAGTAACCCCCATACTTATGACGATTTGATCTTGAGTAATGAACAGATCAGGCACAGTGATAAGGGCGACTCCTTGTACGGCTTAGATGTGTTTATTCAGCCAGAGTATCGAGGTTTTCGCTTGGGGCGTCGTTTGTACGAAGCGCGCAAAGAGCTGTGTCGCTCCCTAAACTTGCGCGCCATTCTCGCTGGTGGCCGTATCCCCGGTTACTCTCAGCATGCCGAGCAGTATACGCCCGCAGAATACATTGAGCGGGTCGGGCGCAAAGACATTTACGATCCTATTCTGAGCTTTCAGTTAGCCAATGATTTTCAGGTAACGCGCCTGATGCGCAAGTATCTGCCAGAAGATAAAAAATCGCTGGGCTATGCGACCTTGCTGGAGTGGCGCAATATTTTGTATACGCCGCCGTCTTCGGTACTGAATGAGAAGAAAACTCAAGTACGCATGGGGGCGGTACAGTGGCAAATGCGCGAATTCTCCTCGGTTGATGAGGTATTAGAGCAAGTTGAATACTTTGTGGACGCGCTGTCCGATTACAAGAGTGACTTTGCACTGTTTCCCGAATTTTTTAATGCACCTTTGATGGGCTTAACCGATCAGGTGGATCAAACCCGTGCTATCCGTTATTTGGCCGAATACACCCAGCAGTTTCGGGATCGGATGTCGGAAATGGCGGTGAGCTATAACATCAACATTATTACCGGCTCTATGCCGCTGATAGAAAATGATCGCGTGTATAACGTCTCCTATTTGTGCCATCGCGATGGGCGAGTTGATGAGCAGCGAAAAATTCATATTACCCCCCACGAACGTCGAGACTGGGTGATTGAAGGCGGCAATCAGTTTGAAGTGTTTGAGACGGACGCGGGCCGCGTGGCCATTCTGATTTGTTATGACATTGAATTCCCTGAGCTGGGGCGCATTGCCGCCAGCAAAGAAGTGGACATTATTTGTGTGCCATTTTGGACCGACACCAAAAACGGTTATCTGCGAGTGCGCCATTGTGCCCAAGCGCGCGCCATTGAAAACGAGTGTTATGTGGTGATCACCGGCAGTGTGGGCAACTTACCTAAGGTGCAAAACTTAGACGTGCAGTATGCGCAGTCTTCGGTATTTTCGCCGTCGGATTTTTCCTTCCCCCACGATGCGGTAATGGCGGAAACCACGCCTAATACCGAGATGATGATGTTCTCGGACTTGGATCTTGAAAAGCTGACCTTAGTGCGCAACGAAGGCTCGGTGACCAACTTGAAAGACAGACGCACGGATCTGTATGACATCGTCTCTTCTTTAAATGGGCTGCAGCTTAAATAA